In Chryseobacterium turcicum, a single window of DNA contains:
- a CDS encoding LuxE/PaaK family acyltransferase: MENIFDIKTEDDFLAASLKTFRYQYDNIEVYRKFVDYLKIDPKEVCSLDNIPFLPIEMFKNHQILNKNISTDLFFQSSGTTQMNLSKHFIADENIYQESIYKSFEQFIGKPEDFIFLGLLPSYLEKQNSSLIYMVDYLMKKSGRPENGYFLYNHEDLFKLLNELKDKKVILFGVSFALLDFLDFFNANSQTLQFSDSLTVIETGGMKGRKEEMTKDELLKILQSGFKTDKIYSEYSMTELLSQAYSLGQNEYKSPNWMRILIRNVEDPFSYEKEGKTGAINIIDLANIHSCSFIATQDLGKIVGDKFQVLGRIDHSDIRGCSLLVS, from the coding sequence TTGGAAAATATATTCGACATAAAGACAGAAGATGACTTTTTGGCTGCATCACTCAAGACATTTCGTTATCAATATGACAACATCGAAGTGTATAGAAAATTTGTTGATTATCTGAAAATAGATCCGAAAGAAGTTTGTAGTTTAGATAATATTCCGTTTTTGCCTATCGAAATGTTTAAAAATCATCAGATTTTAAATAAAAATATTTCAACCGATTTGTTTTTTCAGAGCTCAGGAACAACGCAGATGAATTTGTCTAAACATTTCATTGCTGATGAGAATATTTATCAAGAAAGTATTTACAAAAGTTTTGAGCAGTTTATAGGAAAGCCTGAAGACTTTATTTTCTTAGGATTGCTACCGAGTTATCTTGAAAAACAAAATTCATCTTTAATCTACATGGTCGATTATTTGATGAAAAAGTCTGGAAGACCTGAAAATGGATATTTTCTTTACAATCATGAAGATTTATTTAAACTTTTAAATGAGTTGAAAGATAAAAAAGTTATTCTCTTTGGAGTTTCTTTTGCGCTTTTAGATTTTCTGGATTTCTTCAACGCAAACTCTCAAACCCTCCAATTCTCTGACTCTCTGACTGTCATAGAAACAGGCGGAATGAAAGGCAGAAAAGAGGAAATGACAAAAGATGAATTATTGAAGATTTTACAGTCAGGTTTTAAAACCGATAAAATTTATTCAGAATATTCAATGACCGAATTACTTTCGCAGGCATATTCTTTAGGACAAAACGAGTATAAATCTCCAAATTGGATGCGGATTTTAATAAGAAATGTAGAAGATCCTTTCAGTTATGAAAAAGAAGGTAAAACCGGAGCGATTAATATTATTGATTTAGCAAATATTCATTCATGTTCATTTATTGCTACTCAGGATTTAGGGAAGATTGTTGGAGATAAATTCCAGGTTTTAGGAAGGATTGATCATTCTGATATTCGAGGATGTAGCTTGTTGGTGAGTTGA
- the aceA gene encoding isocitrate lyase: MKTKQDQIQEIEKDWLGNPRWKGVKRPYTAEDVLKLRGSYQLEYTIATEMSKKFWNKLNSQDFVAGLGALTGNQAVQEVDAGLEAIYLSGWQVAADANLSGEMYPDQSLYPANSVPSVVKKINNALLRADQIQSVNGGGEKEYLVPIIADAEAGFGGNLNAYELMKQMIEAGAAAVHFEDQLSSAKKCGHLGGKVLVPTQEAINKLISARLAADVLGVPSLIIARTDADAADLLTSDIDDRDKKFVTGERTSEGFYVVKNGVEQGIDRGLSYAPYADLIWMETSNPDLEQAKQFAEGIHAKFPGKMLAYNCSPSFNWAARLSVDEMLNFREELAKMGYKFQFITLAGFHALNTAMFELALAYKEKGMAGYSELQEREFALQQKGFRAVKHQSFVGTGYFDEIQNIVTGGSSATVAMKDSTETAQFH, encoded by the coding sequence ATGAAAACAAAACAAGATCAAATTCAGGAAATAGAAAAAGACTGGTTGGGAAATCCACGTTGGAAAGGTGTGAAAAGACCTTATACAGCAGAAGATGTTTTAAAACTTCGTGGTTCTTACCAATTAGAGTACACGATTGCGACCGAAATGTCAAAGAAATTTTGGAATAAACTAAATTCTCAAGATTTCGTTGCAGGATTAGGAGCTTTAACCGGCAATCAGGCAGTACAGGAAGTTGATGCGGGATTGGAAGCGATTTATCTTTCAGGATGGCAGGTTGCGGCCGATGCCAATTTGTCTGGTGAAATGTATCCTGATCAGTCTTTGTATCCTGCGAATTCAGTGCCTTCTGTGGTGAAAAAAATAAATAATGCTTTGTTGAGAGCCGATCAAATACAATCGGTAAACGGAGGTGGAGAGAAAGAATATTTGGTTCCGATTATTGCAGATGCAGAAGCAGGTTTTGGTGGAAATCTGAATGCTTATGAATTAATGAAGCAGATGATAGAAGCTGGAGCGGCGGCGGTTCATTTTGAAGATCAGCTGTCTTCCGCAAAAAAATGTGGTCATTTAGGAGGAAAAGTTTTGGTTCCAACTCAGGAAGCGATTAATAAGTTGATTTCGGCTCGTTTGGCAGCGGATGTTTTAGGTGTTCCGAGCTTAATTATCGCAAGAACAGATGCTGATGCTGCAGATTTGTTGACTTCAGATATTGATGACAGGGATAAGAAATTTGTGACAGGGGAGAGAACTTCCGAAGGTTTTTATGTCGTGAAAAATGGAGTAGAGCAAGGAATTGACAGAGGCTTGTCTTATGCTCCTTATGCAGATTTAATTTGGATGGAAACTTCAAATCCTGATTTGGAACAGGCAAAACAATTTGCAGAAGGAATTCATGCGAAGTTTCCGGGAAAAATGCTTGCTTATAATTGTTCGCCGTCTTTCAACTGGGCAGCAAGACTTTCGGTAGATGAGATGCTGAATTTCAGAGAAGAATTGGCAAAAATGGGTTATAAATTTCAATTTATCACATTGGCTGGTTTCCATGCATTGAATACGGCAATGTTTGAACTGGCTTTAGCATATAAAGAAAAAGGAATGGCAGGTTATTCTGAACTGCAGGAAAGAGAGTTTGCTTTGCAACAAAAAGGTTTCAGGGCAGTGAAACATCAATCTTTTGTTGGAACAGGATATTTTGATGAGATTCAGAATATTGTTACAGGAGGTTCTTCGGCGACTGTTGCGATGAAAGATTCTACGGAAACAGCGCAGTTTCATTAA
- a CDS encoding helix-turn-helix domain-containing protein: MNSDSDFIKTVFGLKLKQQRQRKNWSLQALALKTGLSKSYLNEIENGKKYPKHDKIIQLSESLNCTFDDLVSTKLDKSLAPFNEILQSDFFKEIPLDLFGINKNNLISIISDAPKKVTAFINALIEISQNYNLGKERFYFAVLRSFQELYDNYFPEIEDKALQFADKNQLEIGKNLQPDILENILAEKFNYKIQSEDFEQYGTLDNLRSLFIPEKKLLLLNQKLEKDQKTFILSKEIAFNVLELKNRPNTYSWLDFGSFEEILNNFYASYFAGALLISKQKTIEKTSEFFLQNDWKPKNFESLIENFTHSPETFYYRLTNVLSSELGIKDLFYLCLVKKKNSDKIHILKELHLNHQQAPHANATNEHYCRRWIAIKNLHDLTENETLTDAQISHYKDQGVSYLVISTSQKNPFSDGSNRSYCLGILLNSQTIKKINFIKSETLKTVNVGVTCESCSIADCEVRQSPPIRLEKEYFNSSMKNAIEKIRKDF; encoded by the coding sequence ATGAATTCGGACAGTGATTTTATCAAAACAGTTTTCGGACTAAAACTAAAACAGCAAAGACAACGGAAAAATTGGTCTTTGCAGGCTCTTGCGTTGAAAACTGGTTTATCTAAATCTTACCTCAACGAAATTGAAAACGGAAAAAAATATCCGAAACATGATAAAATCATTCAGCTTTCAGAATCTCTGAATTGCACATTTGATGATTTGGTTTCTACAAAACTGGATAAAAGTTTAGCTCCTTTTAACGAAATTTTACAGTCTGATTTTTTTAAAGAAATTCCTTTGGATCTTTTCGGAATCAACAAGAACAATCTCATCAGTATCATCAGCGATGCTCCCAAAAAAGTGACTGCTTTTATCAACGCTTTGATTGAAATTTCACAGAATTACAATCTGGGAAAAGAACGATTTTACTTCGCTGTTCTGCGATCTTTTCAGGAATTGTATGATAATTATTTCCCTGAGATTGAAGACAAAGCTTTGCAATTTGCAGACAAAAACCAATTAGAAATTGGCAAAAATCTACAGCCTGATATTTTAGAAAATATTTTAGCTGAAAAATTTAATTATAAAATTCAATCAGAAGATTTCGAACAATATGGAACGTTGGATAATCTCCGTTCACTATTTATTCCTGAAAAAAAATTGTTGCTTTTAAATCAAAAATTAGAAAAAGATCAAAAGACTTTTATACTTTCAAAAGAAATAGCTTTTAATGTTTTAGAATTAAAAAATCGTCCAAACACTTATTCATGGCTTGATTTTGGAAGCTTTGAAGAAATTTTAAATAATTTTTATGCTTCTTATTTTGCCGGAGCTTTATTAATTTCAAAACAGAAAACGATTGAAAAAACTTCTGAATTTTTCCTTCAAAATGATTGGAAGCCAAAGAACTTCGAAAGTTTAATTGAGAATTTCACCCATTCACCTGAAACTTTTTACTATCGATTAACCAATGTACTTTCTTCAGAACTAGGAATTAAAGATTTGTTTTATTTGTGTTTGGTAAAAAAGAAAAATTCAGATAAAATACATATTTTAAAGGAATTACATCTTAATCATCAACAAGCTCCTCACGCCAATGCAACGAACGAACATTATTGCAGAAGATGGATTGCGATTAAAAACCTGCACGATTTAACTGAAAACGAGACTTTGACCGATGCACAAATTTCTCATTACAAAGACCAAGGTGTAAGTTATTTGGTTATTTCAACCTCGCAGAAAAACCCGTTCTCTGATGGAAGCAACAGAAGCTATTGCTTGGGAATTTTACTGAATTCGCAGACCATCAAGAAAATCAATTTTATTAAATCTGAGACATTAAAAACCGTCAATGTTGGTGTAACTTGTGAATCTTGCAGTATTGCCGACTGCGAAGTGAGACAGTCGCCACCGATTCGTCTGGAAAAAGAATATTTTAATTCGAGCATGAAAAATGCAATTGAGAAAATTCGCAAAGATTTTTAG
- a CDS encoding acyl-CoA thioesterase — MSLIFEKQIKITEQHIDVNNHVNNVQYVKWVEEIAGEHWDSVKNQLGFPNDIWMLLDHHIQYKKQVYLGDVITVKTYPKSPEGIRQPRKVEFYCNDILVVDSLTLWVFIDKETQKIKRLDENWLNLL; from the coding sequence ATGAGTTTGATTTTTGAAAAGCAGATAAAGATTACAGAGCAACATATTGATGTAAACAATCACGTAAACAATGTGCAGTATGTAAAGTGGGTAGAAGAAATTGCTGGTGAACATTGGGATTCCGTAAAAAATCAATTAGGTTTTCCAAATGACATCTGGATGCTTCTCGATCATCATATTCAATATAAAAAGCAGGTTTATTTGGGAGATGTAATTACGGTGAAAACCTATCCTAAATCTCCTGAGGGAATTCGACAACCAAGAAAAGTAGAGTTTTATTGCAATGATATTTTGGTGGTAGATTCGCTTACGCTTTGGGTTTTTATTGATAAAGAAACACAGAAAATTAAAAGACTAGATGAGAATTGGCTTAATTTGCTTTGA
- a CDS encoding DUF5715 family protein gives MRKYLFIITLFVYHSFCGQQSKKALPCYDLAEVLKVEATPLYKSHLDASKSFNVKILKTTSTVQKYINSGKFHSIKKSGKGYKVQKLDYSRAWMVSKGKSTLEKMGARFSKETKGHTFTVSSITRTLEDQCRLRKVNSNASLGISSHNYGNSFDISYVRFNGVLKNNPKMEAALEKVLKYYADAGQIYYIKEKQQSCFHVTVRNY, from the coding sequence ATGAGGAAATATCTTTTTATAATCACTTTATTTGTTTATCATAGTTTTTGTGGGCAACAATCTAAAAAAGCATTGCCTTGCTATGATCTTGCAGAAGTTTTAAAAGTGGAAGCAACGCCACTTTATAAATCACATTTGGATGCTTCGAAAAGTTTTAATGTAAAAATTCTGAAAACAACAAGTACCGTTCAAAAATATATCAACAGCGGAAAATTTCATTCCATCAAAAAGTCTGGAAAAGGCTATAAGGTTCAAAAATTAGATTACAGCAGAGCCTGGATGGTTTCTAAAGGGAAATCGACTTTAGAAAAAATGGGCGCGAGGTTTAGTAAAGAAACCAAAGGTCATACTTTTACTGTTTCATCAATTACAAGAACGTTAGAGGATCAATGCCGATTGAGAAAGGTAAATTCTAATGCGAGTTTAGGAATCAGTTCACACAATTACGGTAATTCTTTTGATATTTCTTATGTAAGATTTAATGGTGTTTTAAAGAATAATCCAAAAATGGAGGCTGCTTTAGAAAAGGTGTTGAAATATTATGCCGATGCAGGGCAAATTTATTATATTAAAGAAAAGCAACAGAGCTGTTTTCATGTGACTGTGAGAAATTATTAA
- the aqpZ gene encoding aquaporin Z — protein sequence MISKTSKFVAEMFGTMVLVLIGCGSAVIAGADGTTGVGLLGISFAFGLSVVAMAYAIGHISGCHINPAISIAMVAAGRMKMDEAVRYVIAQIIGAIIGAGILYLIFTNHPGAEIKPWALGSNGWGTGYLDQYNTVAAFVAEFIFTFIFLMVILGSTSTKNINGGFAGLAIGFSLVLIHIVGIKITGVSVNPARSIGPAIFAGGEALSQLWLFITAPILGGIFAALTYNLLIEKPEVK from the coding sequence ATGATTTCAAAAACCTCAAAATTCGTAGCCGAAATGTTCGGCACTATGGTCTTAGTTTTAATTGGCTGTGGAAGCGCCGTAATTGCAGGCGCAGACGGAACTACAGGAGTAGGACTTTTAGGAATTTCTTTCGCATTTGGTCTGAGTGTAGTTGCAATGGCTTACGCTATTGGTCACATTTCAGGATGCCATATCAATCCTGCGATTTCTATTGCCATGGTTGCAGCAGGAAGAATGAAGATGGACGAAGCCGTTCGCTACGTTATTGCACAGATTATCGGAGCCATTATCGGAGCCGGCATTCTTTATCTAATTTTCACCAACCATCCGGGCGCAGAAATAAAACCATGGGCTTTGGGATCTAACGGCTGGGGAACAGGATACCTCGATCAATACAATACTGTTGCCGCGTTTGTGGCTGAATTCATTTTCACCTTCATCTTTTTGATGGTTATTTTGGGATCAACTTCTACAAAAAACATCAATGGTGGTTTTGCAGGCTTAGCAATTGGCTTCTCTCTGGTTTTAATTCATATTGTTGGCATTAAAATAACCGGAGTTTCAGTAAACCCAGCAAGAAGTATTGGCCCTGCAATTTTTGCAGGCGGCGAAGCTCTTTCTCAGCTATGGCTATTTATTACAGCTCCTATTTTAGGTGGAATTTTTGCAGCATTGACGTACAATCTGTTGATAGAAAAACCCGAAGTAAAATAA
- a CDS encoding Yip1 family protein produces METKNTEDQFAEFEKYEALSDQDIFTKIWTEPRRIFRFINDTRYDKYLYLLMFLAGVASAFQRSSSKNMGDHSSLFLIVFGCVILGGALGWISYYIYAALLSWSGKWLNGVGDTSSIFRMMAYAVIPSILGLFFLFLQIAVYGVDYFTDFAGYLEKSVLINVIFWISFVIENLLSLATLVFMVIGLSEVQKISIGKAIINLLLPIAIIVVPILIIVLIAFLVKV; encoded by the coding sequence ATGGAAACGAAAAACACAGAAGATCAATTTGCAGAGTTTGAAAAATACGAAGCACTTTCTGATCAGGATATTTTTACAAAAATCTGGACAGAGCCAAGAAGGATTTTTAGATTTATCAATGATACCCGATACGATAAATATTTGTACTTACTTATGTTTCTTGCGGGTGTAGCGAGTGCTTTTCAGCGCTCCAGCTCTAAAAATATGGGTGATCATTCATCATTGTTTTTAATTGTTTTCGGATGCGTTATTCTTGGCGGCGCTTTGGGATGGATTTCTTATTACATTTATGCAGCACTTTTAAGTTGGTCGGGAAAATGGCTGAATGGCGTTGGAGATACATCTTCAATTTTTAGAATGATGGCTTATGCAGTGATTCCTTCAATTTTAGGTTTGTTTTTTCTGTTTTTGCAGATCGCAGTTTACGGTGTTGATTATTTTACAGATTTTGCAGGATATTTAGAAAAAAGTGTACTCATAAACGTTATTTTCTGGATTTCATTCGTCATAGAAAATCTATTATCACTTGCAACTTTGGTTTTTATGGTAATTGGGCTTTCTGAAGTGCAGAAAATTTCGATAGGAAAAGCAATTATCAATCTTCTTTTACCAATTGCAATCATTGTTGTACCAATACTTATTATAGTTTTAATAGCATTTCTAGTTAAAGTCTAA
- a CDS encoding UDP-2,3-diacylglucosamine diphosphatase encodes MLKTTINLEPGKKVYFASDQHFGAPNPKESKIREEKFIRWMNEIKEDAQVLFLMGDLFDFWHEWNHVIPKGYVRVLGKIAELKDHGVQVYFFVGNHDLWMKDYLEEEIGCTVFYKKQYFEIAGKQFLLAHGDGLGPGDKGYKRMKKVFTNPIAQWFFKWLHPDIAMKIALYMSQKNKMISGDEDKAFLGEDKEFLIIYSKKKLETEKIDYFIYGHRHLPMVLDLGKNSKYINLGDWISYFTYGVFEHDFELKTFEKKE; translated from the coding sequence GTGCTTAAAACAACCATTAATTTAGAGCCAGGGAAAAAAGTATACTTTGCTTCAGATCAGCATTTTGGTGCTCCAAATCCTAAAGAGAGCAAAATACGTGAAGAAAAATTTATCCGATGGATGAATGAAATCAAAGAAGATGCTCAGGTTTTATTTTTGATGGGCGATTTGTTTGATTTTTGGCATGAATGGAATCATGTGATTCCGAAAGGCTACGTGCGTGTTCTCGGAAAAATTGCCGAATTGAAAGATCATGGCGTTCAGGTTTATTTTTTTGTAGGAAACCACGATTTGTGGATGAAAGATTATCTGGAAGAAGAGATTGGCTGCACTGTTTTTTACAAGAAACAATATTTTGAAATCGCCGGAAAGCAGTTTCTTTTAGCGCATGGTGACGGATTAGGTCCTGGAGACAAAGGATATAAAAGAATGAAAAAAGTCTTTACAAATCCTATTGCACAATGGTTTTTCAAATGGTTGCATCCCGATATTGCCATGAAAATCGCTTTGTACATGTCTCAGAAAAATAAAATGATTTCGGGAGATGAAGACAAGGCATTTTTGGGAGAAGACAAAGAGTTTTTAATTATCTATTCTAAAAAGAAGTTGGAAACCGAAAAAATAGACTACTTTATTTATGGTCATCGACATTTGCCGATGGTTTTAGATTTAGGGAAAAATTCTAAATACATCAATCTGGGAGACTGGATTTCCTATTTTACATACGGAGTTTTCGAACACGATTTTGAATTGAAAACTTTTGAGAAAAAGGAATAA
- a CDS encoding sensor histidine kinase, with translation MFNLIYLFKIKEVTLNINLLILIIVTLAIIVFFILVAYKTFVDRIIKEKEVQSLAEIQHQKKLILESTKVQEEERKRIAISVHDDIGNRLNILSLWLNNLDIEDESTSNVISGQISELIDSTRNISHSLYPVNLEKLGLILYIEELITNLSARINISLFVSSKYIQKDLFTEVQIYRIIQEFTTNVIKHSNADKIDIVIKDFNDFTGIIIFDNGQGFDYEKVKKGMGIKNIESRLQSMDAQFKWKSIINKGSRLIFKIQKKQ, from the coding sequence TTGTTCAATCTTATATACCTTTTTAAAATTAAAGAAGTAACCTTAAATATCAATCTGCTTATTCTGATAATTGTAACGCTTGCAATTATCGTGTTTTTTATATTGGTGGCGTACAAAACTTTTGTAGACCGTATTATAAAAGAAAAAGAAGTGCAGAGTTTAGCAGAAATTCAGCATCAAAAAAAGCTGATTTTAGAAAGTACCAAGGTACAGGAAGAAGAGCGTAAAAGAATTGCTATATCCGTGCATGATGATATTGGTAACAGATTAAACATCCTTTCTTTATGGCTTAATAACCTTGATATTGAAGATGAATCTACTTCTAATGTAATTTCAGGTCAGATCTCAGAATTAATTGACAGTACAAGAAATATCTCACATTCACTTTATCCTGTCAACTTAGAAAAATTAGGTTTGATTTTGTATATCGAAGAACTTATTACCAATTTGTCGGCAAGAATCAATATTTCACTTTTTGTTTCTTCAAAATATATACAAAAAGATCTCTTTACAGAAGTTCAGATTTACAGGATTATACAGGAGTTTACCACCAATGTGATTAAGCATTCAAATGCCGATAAAATAGACATCGTCATCAAAGATTTTAATGATTTTACAGGAATTATTATCTTTGATAATGGGCAAGGATTTGATTATGAAAAGGTTAAAAAAGGGATGGGAATCAAGAATATAGAATCAAGACTACAGTCGATGGATGCCCAATTCAA
- a CDS encoding 6-pyruvoyl trahydropterin synthase family protein: MIRITKIFTFETAHVLYNYDGKCKNMHGHSYKLFVTVKGKPVNDLENPKNGMVVDFGDIKDIVKSEIVDVWDHSVLINGVSPHRELGESLENQGHKVIYCTFQPTCENMLYAIAAKVKSKLPEGISLAYLKLHETENSYGEWFAEDN; the protein is encoded by the coding sequence ATGATACGTATTACAAAAATTTTTACATTCGAAACGGCCCATGTTTTATATAACTATGACGGGAAATGTAAAAATATGCACGGGCATTCTTATAAACTTTTCGTTACGGTAAAAGGAAAACCTGTTAATGATCTTGAAAATCCTAAAAATGGAATGGTGGTAGACTTTGGCGATATTAAAGATATTGTAAAGTCTGAAATTGTTGATGTTTGGGATCATTCTGTTTTGATTAATGGAGTTTCTCCACATAGAGAATTGGGTGAAAGTTTAGAAAATCAGGGTCATAAAGTGATTTACTGTACTTTTCAGCCAACTTGTGAAAATATGTTGTACGCCATTGCCGCAAAAGTAAAATCAAAACTTCCTGAAGGAATTTCTTTAGCCTATCTTAAACTTCACGAAACCGAAAACTCTTACGGAGAATGGTTCGCAGAAGATAATTAA
- the aceB gene encoding malate synthase A, with translation METKTQLKINAQQQFEEIFTNDLVDFLVELHQNFNPKRLELLEERKKTQQEFNQGILPRFLSETEKIRTGNWVCAPLPEDLLDRRVEITGPVDRKMIINALNSGASTFMADFEDSNSPTWKNCMEGQINLSDAISRQIDFTNEQGKSYRLNEKIAVLLVRPRGLHLNEKHIEINDEQASASLIDFGIYFFRNIKKLMENGSVTYFYLPKLEHYKEARWWNEVFVFAQNYLEIPEGTIKATVLIETITASFQIDEILFELKKHSSGLNCGRWDYIFSFIKKFRNLPEFIVPDRDQVTMISPFMNAYSKRVIEICHKRNVHAIGGMAAQIPIKNDYEANSVAFGKVRADKEREVKNGHDGTWVAHPALVSVAKDIFDQFMPEKNQIDKKFYYKITEKDLLEIPKGEITEKGVRKNINVGILYIESWLMGTGAAAIYNLMEDAATAEISRTQIWQWLKNDAVLNDERTLTREMILQWEFEELERIEKYIGADRFKNGKFSLAKELFNELIFCENFEEFLTLKAYPFI, from the coding sequence ATGGAAACTAAAACTCAATTAAAAATAAATGCACAGCAACAATTTGAAGAAATTTTCACCAATGATTTGGTAGATTTTCTGGTTGAGCTTCATCAGAATTTTAATCCTAAAAGATTAGAACTTTTAGAAGAAAGAAAAAAAACGCAACAGGAGTTTAATCAAGGAATTCTTCCAAGATTTTTATCTGAAACAGAAAAAATCAGAACTGGAAATTGGGTTTGCGCACCACTTCCTGAAGATTTGCTCGACAGAAGAGTAGAAATTACCGGACCTGTTGATAGGAAAATGATTATCAATGCTTTGAATTCTGGTGCTTCAACCTTTATGGCAGATTTTGAAGACAGTAATTCTCCAACTTGGAAAAATTGTATGGAAGGGCAAATCAATTTGTCAGATGCAATCAGTCGACAAATTGATTTTACAAATGAACAAGGAAAATCATATCGATTAAATGAGAAGATTGCTGTTTTGTTGGTTCGTCCGAGAGGTTTGCATTTGAATGAAAAGCATATTGAAATTAATGATGAGCAGGCTTCAGCTTCATTAATTGATTTTGGAATTTATTTTTTCAGAAACATAAAAAAGTTGATGGAAAACGGTAGTGTAACCTATTTTTATCTTCCAAAATTAGAGCATTACAAAGAAGCCCGTTGGTGGAATGAAGTTTTTGTTTTTGCTCAAAATTATCTTGAAATTCCAGAAGGAACAATCAAAGCAACTGTTTTAATTGAAACAATTACGGCTTCTTTTCAGATTGATGAAATTTTATTTGAATTAAAAAAGCACAGCTCCGGTTTGAATTGCGGACGATGGGATTATATTTTTTCGTTCATTAAAAAATTCAGAAATCTTCCTGAATTTATCGTTCCAGATAGAGATCAGGTAACGATGATTTCACCTTTTATGAATGCGTATTCAAAAAGGGTAATTGAAATTTGCCACAAAAGAAATGTTCACGCAATTGGTGGTATGGCGGCACAAATTCCTATTAAAAATGATTATGAAGCGAATAGCGTAGCCTTCGGAAAAGTAAGAGCTGATAAAGAAAGAGAAGTGAAAAATGGTCACGATGGAACTTGGGTGGCACATCCTGCTTTAGTTTCTGTAGCGAAAGATATTTTTGATCAATTTATGCCAGAAAAAAATCAAATCGATAAAAAGTTTTATTATAAAATTACCGAAAAAGATTTACTGGAAATTCCAAAAGGTGAAATTACTGAAAAGGGTGTCCGTAAAAATATCAACGTTGGGATTCTCTATATTGAATCATGGCTAATGGGAACGGGAGCTGCAGCTATTTACAATTTGATGGAAGATGCAGCGACTGCAGAAATTTCTAGAACCCAAATTTGGCAATGGCTGAAAAATGATGCTGTTCTCAATGATGAGCGAACATTGACAAGAGAAATGATTCTTCAATGGGAATTTGAAGAATTAGAAAGAATCGAAAAATATATCGGAGCAGATCGTTTCAAAAACGGAAAATTCAGTTTGGCAAAAGAACTTTTTAACGAACTCATTTTTTGTGAGAATTTTGAAGAATTTTTAACCTTAAAAGCATATCCTTTTATTTAA